The Deltaproteobacteria bacterium genome has a window encoding:
- a CDS encoding glycosyltransferase family 39 protein, which translates to MTAVTAGPDRAAPEEPLPRGRAVSHSRPGPALTRITRAALLILVLAVILWAGLLDLLPPVQRDALIHHLAVPRLWLKLGGMKEIPWASFSYYPMNIDLLYLIPLALDADWGAKIIHHGFGLLTALLIYLFLRQRLSANWALLGSLLFLSTPIVLRSSASAYVDLGLVFFITTAWMALVQWSINQKHVFFIVSGLALGLGLGVKYNALIALPLLVSGVMVLRARAGEGLTRCVLWGLAYAGLALLLFSPWMIRNLAWTGNPLYPLYNQWWGLADVAPSGMIVNIFTERGHLYGESLLQILLVPVRAFFSGQDDVPRFFDGVLNPILLLLPLLAVIRPRDRSLRLLGLFALLWVIAVFFQSTFRIRYMLPVLPVLAVLTIYGLHELWRFLDRYLARWSASILFAVILAYFLSINLNYASDFWRQADPGPYLLARESREEYLARKLDHYEVMAFINRHLPSEAKVLFLFAGSRGYYCERDYFYHTFYSGEILKPVLAEAGSGRDIREGLKNLGASHILTRDALLIEYLKDNLQGDKLLLWQDFANNYLKQCFRGRGFSLYQINHNHE; encoded by the coding sequence ATGACGGCCGTGACAGCAGGACCTGACCGCGCCGCGCCAGAGGAGCCGCTGCCGCGTGGCAGGGCCGTGTCTCATTCGCGGCCAGGCCCGGCCTTGACTCGAATCACCCGGGCCGCGCTCCTGATCCTGGTCCTGGCGGTTATCCTTTGGGCCGGGCTGCTGGACCTGCTGCCGCCCGTACAAAGGGACGCCCTGATTCACCATCTGGCCGTCCCCAGGCTGTGGCTCAAGCTCGGCGGCATGAAGGAAATACCCTGGGCCAGCTTTTCCTACTACCCCATGAACATAGATCTGCTGTATCTGATTCCGCTGGCCCTGGATGCTGACTGGGGGGCCAAGATCATCCACCACGGCTTCGGCCTGCTCACCGCCCTGCTAATTTATCTTTTTCTTCGTCAACGCCTGAGCGCCAACTGGGCCCTGCTGGGCAGCCTCTTATTCCTCAGCACGCCCATCGTTTTACGCTCATCGGCCTCGGCCTACGTGGACCTGGGCCTTGTCTTTTTTATAACCACGGCCTGGATGGCCTTGGTTCAATGGTCCATAAATCAGAAGCATGTTTTTTTTATCGTTTCAGGCCTGGCCCTGGGTCTGGGTCTGGGCGTCAAGTACAACGCCCTGATCGCCTTGCCATTGCTGGTCTCCGGGGTGATGGTTCTCCGGGCTCGGGCCGGAGAGGGTCTGACCCGGTGTGTTCTCTGGGGGCTGGCCTATGCGGGTCTGGCCCTGCTCTTGTTTTCACCCTGGATGATCAGGAACCTGGCCTGGACGGGCAATCCGCTCTACCCGCTCTATAACCAGTGGTGGGGCCTGGCAGATGTGGCCCCGTCCGGCATGATCGTTAACATATTTACCGAGCGGGGTCACCTTTACGGGGAATCGCTTCTTCAGATCCTTCTGGTTCCGGTGCGAGCTTTTTTTTCAGGGCAGGACGATGTCCCGCGGTTCTTTGACGGGGTCCTCAATCCCATCCTGCTGCTCCTGCCTCTCCTGGCCGTTATCAGGCCGAGGGATCGAAGCCTAAGGCTCCTGGGCCTCTTCGCCCTGCTGTGGGTCATAGCGGTTTTTTTTCAGTCCACCTTCAGAATCAGGTACATGCTTCCGGTGCTGCCCGTGCTGGCTGTTCTCACGATTTACGGCCTTCACGAACTGTGGCGTTTCCTGGACCGGTATCTAGCCCGCTGGTCTGCTTCCATTCTTTTTGCCGTTATCCTGGCTTACTTTCTTTCCATTAACCTGAATTACGCCTCTGATTTCTGGCGGCAGGCAGACCCAGGGCCTTATCTTCTGGCGCGGGAAAGCAGAGAGGAGTATCTGGCCAGGAAGCTCGACCATTATGAGGTCATGGCCTTTATCAACCGCCATCTGCCATCTGAGGCCAAGGTCCTCTTTCTCTTTGCAGGCAGCCGCGGTTACTACTGCGAGCGGGATTATTTCTATCATACCTTCTACTCCGGCGAAATCTTAAAGCCCGTTCTGGCCGAGGCCGGTTCCGGCCGCGACATCCGGGAGGGGCTTAAAAACCTAGGCGCGAGCCACATCCTGACCAGAGACGCCCTGTTGATCGAATACCTCAAAGACAACCTTCAGGGGGACAAGTTGCTTCTGTGGCAGGATTTTGCTAATAATTACCTGAAGCAATGCTTTCGGGGGCGCGGTTTTAGCCTCTATCAAATCAATCACAATCACGAATGA